From the genome of Candidatus Rokuibacteriota bacterium:
TTGAGCGTGGGCATGAGGCTGTCCATCTGCCGCATTCTCTGTCCCCGGTCCTGCTGAAGGCACATGACGTCACTCTCCAGTCTTTAGGCGCTGGATTATCACCTCGGGATGCCTCTTTCAGAAGCAACCGAAGTGCCAGAAAGACAATTCAAGAAATTCGAGAGGTTGGCCGACTCAGCTGTTCCTTTGAGTGGGACAGCTCCGCTACATCGCGGCACGGGTACCCCACACACGGGCCATGAGCCCGGTCGGACCCCGCTTGTCATCGTGGCTTCCTTACTTGGACGACGCGACCTGGACACCATGATCCCGGATCTTAGATGACGGGATTCCGTTCGACTATTGGACCAAGGTCCAATACGCAGGCTGGCCGCTTCGGAAGGTATCTGACAAAGGCAAATGGCGGCGCGGTCGGGCGCCGAGGAGACGCTACTGGGCGCAGTCGCGAGGTGGACCAAGGTCTGAGGTTGGCAAGATCAAGGAGATCGTGGCGTTCATGAATCAGAACCCAACATTCGAGATCGGGATCGAGGGCTTCGCGGATCCCCGTGGTACGGACGCGTATAACCAGGCCATGAGCGAGCGGCGGGTCAAGGCCATTCGTGACGCCCTGGTGACTGAGGGTGCCTCGGCCGGCGCGATTCGAACCGGAGCCGAGGGAGAGAAGAACCGAACCTGCGGTGAAGACACCGAGGGCTGCTACCAGATGAACCGCCGGCCTCCTCGTCGCGGTTGCCGGCTGTAGCGCGTCAACGCCGCGCCGGGGGTACGTCGGCCCTGATTCGGCTCCCGGGTGGAAAGCCCAGAACTTCTACAGCTACCAGGACGGGTACGTCGCGTTGAACTACACGAATAACGATGACTCCAAGCCCATCACCATTTGCACGCCGCAACCGCGGCTCGTCGAGCCGGGTTGGATGGGAGCGGTGGGCCGTCTGGGGCTCGCCGGACCTCGTGGACCTGCTGGACCCCCCGGAGCCGTCGGCGTAAGCGGCACTCCTGGGCCTCAGGGGCCTGTCGGGGCTCCCGGTCCCCCTGGACCTGCTGGAGTTGTCGGGCCCTCCAGGATCCCGAGGGCTGCAGGGAAAGGCGGGGGCGACGCTCGATAGCGTCCACTTCCAGTTCCAGACGGTGCAGCTCCGGTTCGAGGGCCAAGGCAAGATTGCGCTGATTGCTGCCTGGGCGCAGCGCAATCCATCGGCTGACATCGAGCTTCAGGGTTACCTGGACCAGCGGGAGGCCCTGAAGAAGTATTCATGGGACGGGTCGGCCTACAGCGCGCGTAACGACGCGCTGAGCGATCTACGCGCTCGTCTCGTTCGGGACGCACTGATCGCAGCGGGATTGGAGAAGAGTCGGGTCAGGCTGGGCAACGGGGACAGAGGTCGGGTCCTGTGCTCAGAAGGGTCCGAGACCTGCTGGCAGCAGAATCGGCGTCGGCATGGGTGCGCTCCCCGATCAGGTCGTGCCAGCCTTTGACCGGCACCTGGCTGGTGATGAGGGTCAAGGCGCGTTCGGCGCGATCCCCGCCGAGCCAGGACTTGCCGACGCCAGTGGGGCCGATCAGGAGCAGCTTGCGACGCTGGGCGATCCAGGCGCAGGTGGCGAGGGACCGGACCTTGCGCTGCTCGCGCTGGGCCCACTCGGCGTCCACGGGCACGCTCTGGCGGGCGCTCTGGGGCCGAAAGTAGGGCCCGAGCGCGGCTCAGACTTTCGGCAACGCGTGGTGCACCGGCCCTCTCTCCACGCGCGGGGTCTGGTTCACCGGGGCGGACAGCTCGACGATCCGCTTCTCGAGCTGTCGGACCTTACGCTTCAGCTCGATCTCCCGCGCGAAGCCGCTCACCGACGCGAAGAGGACGCCCACGAAGGCCGACAGCAGGAGCAGCAGGGACAGCGGCAGGCTCACGGTTCGCAAGTTGAGGAAGCTCACCGTCACAGGGTCCGGATTCTGGACGGCGAACGCCATTGCCGCCGCGCCGAGGATCGCGATCAGTACGTATACGAAGACCATGGGGGCCTCCTGTGCCCGGCGCTCGCGGCTCTCACTGGCCCTCGCGTCGCTCATTCGTCCTGAACGGCGCGAGGGCCCGGTCCGCGGGGCTCGGGATCTGAGGTGGAGGAACGGCGATGTACTTCAGCAGGGCGGACTTCGTGCGCGGGCCCATGATCCCGTCGATCGGACCAGGATCGAAGCCGGCGGCCACCAGAGCCTGCTGGACTTCTCGCACGTGACTGGTCCTGGCGCCGGCCCCTGACACCGCGGCCTTCGCGGCAGGCGGCGGTGACGCCGGCTCGTCCGCCCACACCAGGCCGGTGAGCGCAGCCGTCATCACGATCGGGACGCCCACGAGGGCTCCAAGACGCGTCGAGTGTATCCATCG
Proteins encoded in this window:
- a CDS encoding OmpA family protein, yielding MVAFMNQNPTFEIGIEGFADPRGTDAYNQAMSERRVKAIRDALVTEGASAGAIRTGAEGEKNRTCGEDTEGCYQMNRRPPRRGCRL
- a CDS encoding ATP-binding protein — protein: MDAEWAQREQRKVRSLATCAWIAQRRKLLLIGPTGVGKSWLGGDRAERALTLITSQVPVKGWHDLIGERTHADADSAASRSRTLLSTGPDLCPRCPA
- a CDS encoding lipopolysaccharide assembly protein LapA domain-containing protein yields the protein MVFVYVLIAILGAAAMAFAVQNPDPVTVSFLNLRTVSLPLSLLLLLSAFVGVLFASVSGFAREIELKRKVRQLEKRIVELSAPVNQTPRVERGPVHHALPKV
- a CDS encoding peptidoglycan-binding domain-containing protein gives rise to the protein MRWIHSTRLGALVGVPIVMTAALTGLVWADEPASPPPAAKAAVSGAGARTSHVREVQQALVAAGFDPGPIDGIMGPRTKSALLKYIAVPPPQIPSPADRALAPFRTNERREGQ